A window of Caretta caretta isolate rCarCar2 chromosome 11, rCarCar1.hap1, whole genome shotgun sequence contains these coding sequences:
- the LOC125645064 gene encoding ATP synthase F(1) complex subunit beta, mitochondrial isoform X1, translating into MLGRARLGGVAVLRALQPLAADRGCLAAGAAASAVLPHRRNYAAKTSESAKSGTATGRIVAIIGAVVDVQFDEGLPPILNALEATGRETRLVLEVAQHLGESTVRTIAMDGTEGLTRGQRVLDTGAPIKIPVGPETLGRIMNVIGEPIDERGPIATKQFASIHAEAPEFQDMSVEQEILVTGIKVVDLLAPYAKGGKIGLFGGAGVGKTVLIMELINNVAKAHGGYSVFAGVGERTREGNDLYNEMIESGVINLKDATSKVSLVYGQMNEPPGARARVALTGLTVAEYFRDQEGQDVLLFIDNIFRFTQAGSEVSALLGRIPSAVGYQPTLATDMGTMQERITTTKKGSITSVQAIYVPADDLTDPAPATTFAHLDATTVLSRAIAELGIYPAVDPLDSTSRIMDPNIVGREHYDVARGVQKILQDYKSLQDIIAILGMDELSEEDKLTVSRARKIQRFLSQPFQVAEVFTGHAGKLVPLKETIKGFKSILSGEFDHLPEQAFYMVGPIEEVVAKAQKLSEEHA; encoded by the exons ATGTTGGGGCGGGCGAGGCTAGGCGGCGTGGCGGTCCTGCGGGCTCTCCAGCCCCTTGCCGCGGACCGTGGCTGCTTGGCAGCAGGAGCCGCCGCCTCCGCCGTGCTCCCGCACA GGCGAAATTATGCAGCTAAGACTTCAGAGTCTGCCAAATCTGGTACTGCAACAGGGCGTATTGTTGCAATTATTGGTGCTGTTGTTGATGTCCAGTTTGATGAAGGCCTTCCTCCAATTCTCAATGCCCTGGAAGCGACAGGCCGTGAAACTAGATTGGTATTGgaagttgctcagcaccttg GTGAAAGTACTGTTCGAACAATTGCCATGGATGGCACTGAAGGCTTAACCCGCGGGCAGAGAGTTCTGGACACGGGTGCGCCTATAAAAATTCCAgttgggccagaaacactgggaaGGATCATGAATGTAATTGGTGAGCCAATTGATGAAAGAGGACCTATTGCAACGAAACA GTTTGCATCTATTCATGCTGAAGCTCCTGAATTTCAAGATATGAGCGTTGAGCAAGAAATTCTTGTGACTGGTATTAAGGTTGTAGATTTATTGGCTCCATATGCCAAAGGAGGTAAAATTG GGCTCTTTGGTGGTGCTGGTGTAGGAAAAACTGTATTAATTATGGAACTTATTAACAATGTTGCTAAAGCCCATGGTGGCTACTCTGTCTTCGCTGGTGTAGGGGAGCGTACACGAGAGGGTAATGACTTGTATAATGAAATGATTGAATCTGGTGTCATCAACCTGAAGGATGCCACTTCCAAG GTTTCACTTGTGTATGGTCAAATGAATGAGCCTCCAGGTGCCCGTGCCAGAGTAGCCCTGACTGGTTTGACAGTTGCTGAATATTTCCGTGATCAAGAAGGACAGGATGTGCTTCTCTTTATCGACAATATCTTCAGATTTACCCAGGCTGGTTCAGAG GTGTCTGCACTTCTTGGTCGTATCCCCTCTGCTGTAGGGTATCAGCCAACGTTGGCTACTGACATGGGAACAATGCAGGAAAGAATAACTACTACTAAAAAGGGATCAATTACATCAGTACAG GCTATCTACGTACCAGCTGATGACTTGACTGACCCTGCTCCAGCTACTACTTTTGCACATTTAGATGCTACTACAGTATTATCCCGTGCCATTGCTGAACTGGGTATCTATCCAGCAGTGGACCCTCTGGATTCTACTTCACGTATCATGGACCCTAACATTGTTGGCAGAGAGCATTATGATGTGGCTCGTGGTGTACAGAAGATTCTTCAG GATTACAAATCCCTTCAAGATATTATTGCTATTTTGGGGATGGATGAATTGTCTGAGGAAGATAAACTAACTGTATCCCGGGCTCGAAAAATCCAGAGGTTTTTGTCTCAGCCTTTCCAGGTTGCTGAAGTCTTCACTGGCCATGCTGGAAAATTGGTGCCTTTGAAGGAAACAATCAAGGGATTCAAGAGCATTTTATCTG GTGAATTTGACCATCTACCAGAACAGGCTTTTTACATGGTTGGTCCTATTGAAGAAGTTGTTGCTAAAGCTCAGAAGCTGTCTGAAGAACATGCCTAA
- the LOC125645064 gene encoding ATP synthase F(1) complex catalytic subunit beta, mitochondrial isoform X2 — MLGRARLGGVAVLRALQPLAADRGCLAAGAAASAVLPHRRNYAAKTSESAKSGTATGRIVAIIGAVVDVQFDEGLPPILNALEATGRETRLVLEVAQHLGESTVRTIAMDGTEGLTRGQRVLDTGAPIKIPVGPETLGRIMNVIGEPIDERGPIATKQFASIHAEAPEFQDMSVEQEILVTGIKVVDLLAPYAKGGKIGLFGGAGVGKTVLIMELINNVAKAHGGYSVFAGVGERTREGNDLYNEMIESGVINLKDATSKVSLVYGQMNEPPGARARVALTGLTVAEYFRDQEGQDVLLFIDNIFRFTQAGSEVSALLGRIPSAVGYQPTLATDMGTMQERITTTKKGSITSVQAIYVPADDLTDPAPATTFAHLDATTVLSRAIAELGIYPAVDPLDSTSRIMDPNIVGREHYDVARGVQKILQDYKSLQDIIAILGMDELSEEDKLTVSRARKIQRFLSQPFQVAEVFTGHAGKLVPLKETIKGFKSILSGDKCGSPR; from the exons ATGTTGGGGCGGGCGAGGCTAGGCGGCGTGGCGGTCCTGCGGGCTCTCCAGCCCCTTGCCGCGGACCGTGGCTGCTTGGCAGCAGGAGCCGCCGCCTCCGCCGTGCTCCCGCACA GGCGAAATTATGCAGCTAAGACTTCAGAGTCTGCCAAATCTGGTACTGCAACAGGGCGTATTGTTGCAATTATTGGTGCTGTTGTTGATGTCCAGTTTGATGAAGGCCTTCCTCCAATTCTCAATGCCCTGGAAGCGACAGGCCGTGAAACTAGATTGGTATTGgaagttgctcagcaccttg GTGAAAGTACTGTTCGAACAATTGCCATGGATGGCACTGAAGGCTTAACCCGCGGGCAGAGAGTTCTGGACACGGGTGCGCCTATAAAAATTCCAgttgggccagaaacactgggaaGGATCATGAATGTAATTGGTGAGCCAATTGATGAAAGAGGACCTATTGCAACGAAACA GTTTGCATCTATTCATGCTGAAGCTCCTGAATTTCAAGATATGAGCGTTGAGCAAGAAATTCTTGTGACTGGTATTAAGGTTGTAGATTTATTGGCTCCATATGCCAAAGGAGGTAAAATTG GGCTCTTTGGTGGTGCTGGTGTAGGAAAAACTGTATTAATTATGGAACTTATTAACAATGTTGCTAAAGCCCATGGTGGCTACTCTGTCTTCGCTGGTGTAGGGGAGCGTACACGAGAGGGTAATGACTTGTATAATGAAATGATTGAATCTGGTGTCATCAACCTGAAGGATGCCACTTCCAAG GTTTCACTTGTGTATGGTCAAATGAATGAGCCTCCAGGTGCCCGTGCCAGAGTAGCCCTGACTGGTTTGACAGTTGCTGAATATTTCCGTGATCAAGAAGGACAGGATGTGCTTCTCTTTATCGACAATATCTTCAGATTTACCCAGGCTGGTTCAGAG GTGTCTGCACTTCTTGGTCGTATCCCCTCTGCTGTAGGGTATCAGCCAACGTTGGCTACTGACATGGGAACAATGCAGGAAAGAATAACTACTACTAAAAAGGGATCAATTACATCAGTACAG GCTATCTACGTACCAGCTGATGACTTGACTGACCCTGCTCCAGCTACTACTTTTGCACATTTAGATGCTACTACAGTATTATCCCGTGCCATTGCTGAACTGGGTATCTATCCAGCAGTGGACCCTCTGGATTCTACTTCACGTATCATGGACCCTAACATTGTTGGCAGAGAGCATTATGATGTGGCTCGTGGTGTACAGAAGATTCTTCAG GATTACAAATCCCTTCAAGATATTATTGCTATTTTGGGGATGGATGAATTGTCTGAGGAAGATAAACTAACTGTATCCCGGGCTCGAAAAATCCAGAGGTTTTTGTCTCAGCCTTTCCAGGTTGCTGAAGTCTTCACTGGCCATGCTGGAAAATTGGTGCCTTTGAAGGAAACAATCAAGGGATTCAAGAGCATTTTATCTG